A single region of the Helicobacter colisuis genome encodes:
- the hisF gene encoding imidazole glycerol phosphate synthase subunit HisF: MNLAKPTLTKRIIPCLDIKDGRVVKGVNFVGLQDAGDPIEVAKRYNDEGADEITFLDITATHEGRNTTIEMVKRVAKEIFIPLAVGGGISSLEDIYKLLNAGCDKVSLNSSAIANPNFITQSAKRFGSQCIIVAIDAKKKATGKGWEVYTHGGRKNTGIDLEEWALEAYNRGAGEILLTSMDCDGTKNGYDLVQLQKISKLVHIPLIASGGAGSKEHILEAFLNGADAALAASIFHYQEIQIADLKHFLKSKGIPVRI; the protein is encoded by the coding sequence CCTTGACATTAAAGATGGGCGCGTAGTTAAAGGCGTTAATTTCGTTGGTTTGCAAGATGCCGGAGATCCCATAGAAGTAGCAAAACGCTATAACGATGAAGGAGCAGATGAAATCACCTTTTTAGACATTACTGCCACTCACGAAGGGCGCAACACCACCATAGAAATGGTAAAGCGAGTTGCTAAAGAAATCTTTATCCCTCTAGCTGTGGGAGGCGGAATCTCTAGTTTAGAAGATATTTACAAGCTACTTAATGCAGGGTGCGATAAGGTTAGCCTAAACTCTTCTGCCATTGCAAATCCCAACTTCATCACACAAAGCGCAAAACGCTTTGGCTCACAATGTATTATCGTTGCCATAGATGCCAAGAAAAAAGCCACAGGAAAAGGCTGGGAGGTCTATACGCACGGCGGCAGAAAAAACACTGGAATCGACTTAGAAGAATGGGCGCTAGAAGCTTATAACAGGGGTGCAGGAGAGATTTTGCTTACGAGCATGGATTGTGATGGCACCAAAAATGGCTATGATTTAGTCCAACTCCAAAAAATCTCAAAATTAGTCCATATTCCACTTATTGCAAGTGGTGGTGCAGGAAGCAAGGAGCATATTTTAGAAGCCTTTTTGAATGGAGCTGATGCAGCACTAGCTGCTTCAATTTTTCATTATCAAGAAATCCAAATCGCAGACTTAAAGCACTTCCTTAAATCCAAAGGCATTCCTGTAAGAATCTAG
- a CDS encoding YqaA family protein, whose translation MQTLETLGLFGLFCICFISSSLYPLGSEVFVSFFATLDYPLFLVWSVATIGNTLGSLSTYAIGYWGENFILAKHFTKPKNFEKYLVFVGKYGFIGAFFSFLPFLGDIFAFVLGATRYPFLKATFFIFLGKGLRYYLLIYLTKVFYF comes from the coding sequence ATGCAAACCTTAGAAACACTTGGCTTATTTGGGCTTTTTTGCATTTGCTTCATTTCAAGCAGCCTTTATCCTTTGGGATCTGAAGTTTTTGTTAGCTTTTTTGCGACTTTAGATTATCCTTTGTTTCTTGTGTGGAGTGTTGCTACCATTGGCAATACTTTAGGTTCGCTTAGCACTTATGCCATTGGCTATTGGGGAGAAAATTTTATTTTAGCAAAACACTTTACAAAACCAAAAAATTTTGAAAAATATCTCGTTTTTGTTGGCAAATATGGTTTTATAGGGGCATTTTTTAGTTTTTTACCCTTTTTGGGAGATATTTTTGCATTTGTTTTAGGGGCTACTCGCTACCCTTTTTTAAAAGCCACCTTTTTTATTTTTCTTGGCAAAGGCTTACGATATTATCTGTTAATCTACCTAACCAAAGTTTTTTATTTTTAA